The nucleotide sequence AATTCCTTCTAGCAAAGTGGCCTCATTATTTTTTCATCGCTAACAATATAATCTCTACTAACAACTACCCCTTGATCTGGATTTGCTTTTGATACAGATATGAACATAATCATTTCTGTTAAACAACAGAAAGTTTTAGTAGTGCTTTTTTGCTATCCCAAAAAGTGCAAGGAATGAATTTTGAAACACATTAAGGGCCTGAATATTTGTTCAGTGGCAACGACATGTTACACAATTATAGGCAATAGGCATATATGAGTATTTATTCTGAGTCAGGATCTTGAGTAGCTCACGAGCCTTGTATCTTTTTATGGCCCTCTTTAAAAGCACTTGCATTTGTAGAGCAATATAGTTATACTGAAAATTCATTTATAGAACCCCCTTACGAATGTGTGTTTGATGATATTGCAGGTTTTGCACATGGATAGAAATGACTATTATGGCGGAGATTCCACTTCTCTCAACCTTAATCAGGTAAGCAAGTCCAATGCTGGAGGTTAGAGATTTTGTGAAGTTTTTTTTTATGCTATTACACATTGTCCTTTAATTGATTTTGGCAGAGCTTTTATCATTTATATTAACCCCGATAAATTCTTGTTTTGGAACAGCTCTGGAAGAAATTTAGAGGGGAAGACAAGCCCCCGGCACATCTAGGCTCAAGCAAAGATTACAACGTAGACATGGTTCCAAAGGTGCAAGTCCCCTCCCATCCAAAACTTTTTTTACAACACAGCTACACCACCTATGTTTGCTATGATTACACAAATAAACCCTCATGATGGTGCATAGTTTTTTTCTTTATGGGAAACATGCAGAGCTTCTTTACGCAATTAATGTGGTGATTCACTGATGATTCAACAAAGTATGGAAATCTCATGTATTACTAACAGAAAAAATAGAACAAAAAGAACAACCCTGTAAGGTAGCTGTCCAGATTTATGTTTATTTGTTCATTGATTATCACAAAACGTTTCTGTGATCAGTTTATGATGGCAAATGGGACATTGGTTCGAACCCTCATTCACACTAATGTAACGAAGTATTTGTCATTCAAAGCTGTTGATGGGAGCTTTGTCTTCAGCAAAGGGAAGGTACATTCTTCAGcttatttccttttgtttttatCATCACATATCCTGTATCTTCCATAGGTTATTAGATTCTGTAATCTGATCCTATGTTAGAGGTGCAACTTACCTTGTTTCTGTTATCATGTTCAATCAGATTCACAAGGTTCCCGCGACTGATATGGAGGCTCTGAAGTCTCCTTTGATGGGTCTTTTTGAGAAACGCAGAGCAAGGAACTTCTTCATTTATGTCCAAAATTACGTTGAAGCTGATCCAAAAACACATCAGGGATTGGACCTTACTACGTTGACAACTAAAGAATTGATAGCGTGAGTGCATTGATGGTTGCTCCATTCTGTTCATTGCTTTGTCAGTAATGTTACTCGTAAACAAATTGCAACACTCCAAGTCGCCGACAATTATAGTGGTGTCAGGGTGGCACACAATGCCTGTAAACCATGCTTTCAAATGTGGATGACCATTTCAGGAAAATCAAGTATAAACGCAAAGAGTTGGTTCAGTTGCACGTATACAGTATCGTTCTAGTCCAGCTTTTCAGTTTCCTCAGAAATTTGCTTACCGTATTGTCTTCCCTACTCTGAACCTATTTCAGTTACTTTTTCGCTTCTTTTATTAATGGTAACAGTAGTCCCTGGCCTTCAACCTTCTACATGGTGTGAAAGAACATTTCCTGTGCTTGTTATTATCcctttctgcacaaaaataactgtattttctgtctgtttttgcAGAAAGCACGGCTTAAGTGATGATACAGTGGATTTCATTGGCCACGCGCTTGCTCTCCATAGGGATGATCGTCACCTCGATGAACCAGCACTTGATACTGTGAAAAGGATGAAAGTAAGTCTTGACAAAAGCTCTGGTAGATGGTCCTTGTTTGGTATTATAAgtttatcatgtactccctccgtcccacaatataagatgttttttgcaagctaaaacagcttgcaaaaacgtcttacattgtgggatggagggagtagttgccaATCATTCATAATCCAGTCCCTGTAGTTGTTCTTCCTTTTAGCAGTGTCATTGCTTTTATTTGATTGTGTGACTCATGGATTTCACTTACATTTTAACGTCATCTGCTTTTAGTTATATTCAGAGTCTCTTGCACGTTTTCAAGGGGGCTCGCCTTATATTTATCCTCTATATGGGCTGGGTGAGCTGCCACAGGTCAGTGAGTTTTCAGTTTGCTATACCTTTATTGTCATACTGCACATACATGTTACTAAGATGCTCATTGTTACAATGCTTTCTTATGCTACAGGGTTTTGCACGTCTAAGTGCTGTTTATGGTGGCACTTACATGTTAAGTAAGCCAGAATGCAAGGTATTATTTGTCACCTGCTTATTAGTAACCCACATGATCTGTATGGTAAATCACAATTTCTTTCACCTGTGCCACCTAATTCATGTAGGTTGAATTCAATATGGAAGGAAAAGCGTGTGGTGTTACATCAGAAGGTGAAACTGCAAAATGCAAGAAAGTTGTCTGCGATCCTTCATACTTGACCAACAAGGTGAATATTCTTCTTGCCTGCACTCTGTCAAGGTTAATACATGGCAAACATTTAGTCTAACTTTGGCCTTTTATCTTCATTATTCCCTTCCCTTCTTGAGAAGTTTATATTTACTACAACCTCATCTGGTGCTTTTGTTATGCATTGCTTCCAATGATGATGTTTTGCTCATGCTTTTCAACAGGTCAGGAAGATCGGCAAAGTTGCACGTGCAATTGCTATTATGAGCCATCCAATCCCAAATACAAATGAGTCCCACTCAGTCCAGATTATTTTGCCACAGAAACAACTTGGACGCAAATCAGACATGTGAGGCCTATCTCAAGCCCAAACAATTTTCATTTGATGGATGACTAGATTTACTGCTCATCACTTGATGGATGATTACTCAATCCTCATTTATGATATTTCTGTTGGTCTGCTCTTTTTAGGTATGTCTTCTGTTGCTCATACACCCACAATGTCGCACCAAAAGGGAAGTTCATTGCATTTGTCTCTGCAGAAGCGGAGAGTGATAATATACAATCCGAACTCAAGCCTGGCATTGATCTACTTGGTCCAGTAGATGAGCTCTTTTTTGATATGTATGACAGATATGAACCAGTGAACGAACCATCTCTTGATAATTGCTTCATCTCAACGGTAAATTTTGCAGTATATGTATCATAACAAAAGGTTTTGTTTATTTTTAAACTGTTATAGATGTTTGTGACTGTTTATTTCTCCGTAGAGCTATGATGCTACCACACATTTTGAGACAACTGTGACAGACGTTCTTAACATGTATACAATGATCACCGGAAAGGTAACATTTCATCTTCATTTTCCTTTTAAATTTTTTAATGCTTGATAGGGGAAAATATCAGGTGATACCACCACTTAGATGCTCCCATCATAccaatttgaaaaattcaaatttaaatgtttaaaaaattctgagaaaaatcatgaATGTTCACAACACATGTATCTGCAACCCCTAAAAAAAATTCAGATCTAAATTCGATatattgagaaacaaaaaagacaaatccagaTGTGAATAGTGTAGTTTTTCACACTATTCATGGTTTTGTCCTTATTGACACTATTCATGCTGGATTTGTACTTTATGTTTATCAATGTGTACTTTGAATTTGGATCTGAATTGTTTAGGGTTTGCATACACATGTATTATGAACATTCACAATTTTTCTTGGAACTTTTCCAAAACATTTGAACTTGAAATTTTCAAATTGGTAGCATGGGATCATCTAAGTGGTGGTATTGCCTGATATTCTCCCTGCTTGATAGTAGTTGAAGCTAACTACGCTTGTACATTATATTAGTATCTCCTTTATTATGGTATACATAAGTACCTTTCCTGCACTCTCCTCCTGTTCCTTTGTATGGTTTGTTAAACAAAGGGAGTAAATTGCGCAAGAACACCATGCGAAGGTGTTAAACGGGCCACGAAAAGTGGTGCTGACTAGCTCCACTTTACATTCTAACTTTATTCTTGATTTTCGTTGCAGACTATTGATCTCAGCGTTGATTTGAGTGCTGCTAGTGCCGCTGAAGAAGAATActagatttcataatcaaaatACGGCTGTTCTCTTCAAACACTGCACAGGACAAACCATAACAAATGTCCTGACTATTTCACCCGCAGATCAAAATTTGGTGTTATGGCCGTTGTCTTCTGCATGTTTGTCGCTTGCAGCAATATGGAAAAAATGTTGGTTCCAGACGATTGAACCATGGTGGTTTTATTTACTATGCACTAGAGTAATTAGTGAATGATGTGAACAGTGAGCAGGGTTGGCTATGAACTTTGTGGTTTTATGTATGTATCATAATATAACTGTTAAAATAACTTTACAAGTCTGGCTACGAACAGGGTTGATGTTCCAAATCGTTTGCATGCACCAACTTTACGACTCATCTTTTTTGTTTCCAAAAAGTAATCAAGCAGCAGGACCGATCCAGCGATGGCAGTGACTAGCTTCTCTTGCCAAGGTCAAACTTGGTCGCCTTGGCCTTCACATTGGCGAAGGTGTGTCCTGGCTAGCGGTGTAGAGTGCTTGACCATCTGGGCGCGCCTATGGAACTTGCACAGCTCGAACTCATACATGCACGTGGAGTTGGATTCCTCTCCCAATTCCAAGATTCAAAGTTGTTTCCAGGAAACTTTCTCATCCAGCAGGGCGTGTAAGGGAAAGCTGCATCCTTCTCTCTGCATGGTAGTTCACAGACGGGTTCGAAATCTGCTCGACACACATTGCCCAAGTCCTGAATTTTTGAGATGTTCCAGTCATAGGCCATTCCTCTTGCTTCTTTCCTTGATGAAATCTTCATCAATAAGACGATCtcgttttcgcccggttttccgttgattaactgggcaattcttttCTGCTTAATTAattgatgaggcaaatcttttgcctccattttgaaaaaaaaagacgATCTCTTTAGAACTTAGAAGGATGAAACCCAACTACCCAAGGAAGTAATAATCTCTGCTGTATCCCTCTTCAACAGCGTATTCAATGTCAAGAAAGTTATCCTCGCTAAAGTTCCAGTCAGGATTTTAAAACATTTTCCTCTCTTTTACACGTAGGACCCCAACGATGACAACAAGAACACAATTGGGTACTGTACACATAGCGACATCATCGGAGATGCTTTGGCCACCATCTCCGGTGCAATCCTTGCCGATAGCAGGCAAGGAAATAAGGGCCTCCCTATGGAGGTTGAACCGATGTTTTTCTTTTCTCGTTTATGTTTTTACCGGGGTGACCAGGTAAAACTGGCTATTCGAAAATCTTATAATATTTGAATCATTTTGCTTGAAATATCCAATGaaaattgaatttaaaatattttagCACCCAAATGTATGGCATTTAATGTATCATATATAAAAATTAATTGTTGTTCTAGTGGTTAGTGAGCTGCCTTTTCTCCCCAAGGGCGTAGGTTCAATTCCTCACTCATTCGCCAATCACCTTTTTTTCAAGTGCGAGTACGCTCGTCTCCAACTTGCCTAGAACAGTTTGCCTTTATAAGCCATACAAATTCTATTTCAAACCATCCCGTCGTACGACACCAAATTTTTTGGGGACCAACGGCATTTCTAGTAACCGGCCCGTTACCGAAAAATCCAATCGAAAAAGCACCTTGGGTTGAAAAGCAGAATTGGAAGCATTTTTTCCTTCGATCTTCAGCTTTCAAAGCCAAGGCCAGTGCGGTGGCTATACCCTATGGAGCGCCAGATCTAAACGAGCCAAGCGTAGATCCGTCGTCTTCCCCTCCATCTCTATGCTGGCCAAGGAAGACGGGAGAGACGATCGCATCAGCTTGGTCTCGCTAGCTGTCGAGTTTATTGGAGGAGCCTTCACCAGATCCATCACCAACGACCATCATCAATCATAGAATATGACCAATAGAGAGAGAGCCGATGACCACCAAGAGCCGCCGTGAGCGCCAGGGCACAACTCAAGTACGGCATCAAGCCAATTGCCCTAAGGCGAACCTAGACCTAGACCTAACCCTACACTAACTACGCAAAATGGCGCCCCAACTGCTTCTCTTATCCCCGCTGTGTTGCGCAATGTGTGATCCCCCAATTTGAGAATGTCAGACTGGTGAGAACGCTCCCTGTGCGAAACTGCATCCTGTTTGCTTTAGTAAGGACATTATTGATTAATGGAGGAAATGCCTCAATATTGCAACATAACCACTTTAAACGATGGAATTGGCAAATGGTAGTATACATTATAAGGTGGTGCTTCCCTGGTTCTGATTTTACCAGTACCCACAAAACAACAGACCACATATATACCTGATTACTAACTGAGATGACAATAGTATACTTTATCCTAATTAGGTGGCTGCAACACGAATGGTCAAAATAACCCAAATAGGACCAAATGCATAACCTTATTACACTAAAAGAACACCAAGACGAATGTATATTGAGTTGATTAGAAGTAGCAGCATCTATCACATATAGATAACAAAATCACTTTTACTACTGGAAGGAACCATTTGTATTACAAAATATTCCACTAACTTCAGCGGCAAATGTCGTTTTATGTACTATCGTAACAGCAAAGTAGTTTTACAGTGCCAAAGTCCTTAAATAGCTGACGAGTCTGGATCCACACACCGAaggaaaaacagttcgaataattcCTACTGAGAATGTAGGTATTTTGACTTATTCAAGCTTACCAAGCCGCTATACGGCGCGTCTACGACGATTCTTGGCGTTAGATTCCTTGACTCTCTTGGTGTGCCCGCGATGCTTGCGCAGCTCATACTCGTCCATGAAGGTAAAGGTGGCTTTCTCTTTACGTTGAGATTTCTGTTCCAACTTTTTTCTATATAGTTTCTCATCTTCAAGTAGAGATTCTAATTCGTTACCAGCAAACACACCCATCCAACAAGGCGTGTATGGGAAAGATGAGTCCGTCTCTCCGCATGGTCGTCTGTCGAAGTCGTCGTAATCTGTCGGACATGAAGTGCCCAAATCCTGGAATTTCGAGTTGTTCCAGTCATAGGCCAGTCCCCTGGCTGATATCCCTGATGCAATCAAGAAGACAACCTCTTTACAAGGATGAAACCCAAGGAAATAATAGTTGTCACGGCAACCCCCTTGAACATCATCTTCATTGTCAAGAATGTTATCCTCGTCGGAGTTCCAATCATATTTCTCTTCCACCGGCGCTTTGTAATTTGCATGTGTTGTGTAATCCTCAGGGTATTTGAAAGACCACTTACAGTAGTTAACATCCTGCAAGATCCATCGTTTGGCCAGTTGTCGAGCATAGTCCTCACGTTCAAAGGTCTTTCCAAGAAAGGTATCATGTTTTAACACCCACTCAATTCGACCGTACGATTCATTGAGATACCAAAGCTGAAGTTGACTCCAGCCATTAATAAGTATCGCACAATAAACCCCTCCCAGTGATCTCCCCAGATGGTGGTTCGGATAACCTCTCAATTCACAGGCACCTGGTAGCTTGATTATTTTGTACGTGAGATCTGACAAGGACATCCTGCAAATATGAACCATCGGATAAACAGCTTAACAACAACATAAGCGGATCATGCTGCTAGTAGTATATATTTGCTAAATTAGGATGACCACCGAGGAGCAagtaagtacttcctccgttcctaaatataagtctttctagagattccatcaagtgactacatacggagcaaaatggatgaatctacactaaaatatgtctacatacatccatatgttgcatttcatttgaaatgtctaaaaagacttatatttaggaacggagggagtagttacctCGCAAGATAGCCATGCTGGCAATGAATGTAGAGCGTGCTTTGCCAGTAGACGGCATGATAACGATGCTGTTTATACCACAAATCCGAATCCATGTTGCCGACGATCCCTGCAGCCTCCCCTTTCCGAAGGAAGGTCGTCTCGTCCCACCGTTGTGTCACCGAAGAGAACACATGCATCACGTATGACGCGGGAGGCCACTCGTCGTCGTCCGATTCGTCCTCATCCGATTCGCCGGCCGCTGGCAAGCGTGGGATCAGAAAGACCTGGTAGTGCGTCGACACGGCGGGATCGAACACGAGGTAGGCGGTCTGATCGAATCCCGGCATGTGCGGCCGAGGGCGTTGGGGCAGACGCGCCCACCGATGCGTGGCCGG is from Triticum aestivum cultivar Chinese Spring chromosome 1B, IWGSC CS RefSeq v2.1, whole genome shotgun sequence and encodes:
- the LOC123133453 gene encoding guanosine nucleotide diphosphate dissociation inhibitor 1, whose translation is MDEEYDVIVLGTGLKECILSGLLSVDGLKVLHMDRNDYYGGDSTSLNLNQLWKKFRGEDKPPAHLGSSKDYNVDMVPKFMMANGTLVRTLIHTNVTKYLSFKAVDGSFVFSKGKIHKVPATDMEALKSPLMGLFEKRRARNFFIYVQNYVEADPKTHQGLDLTTLTTKELIAKHGLSDDTVDFIGHALALHRDDRHLDEPALDTVKRMKLYSESLARFQGGSPYIYPLYGLGELPQGFARLSAVYGGTYMLSKPECKVEFNMEGKACGVTSEGETAKCKKVVCDPSYLTNKVRKIGKVARAIAIMSHPIPNTNESHSVQIILPQKQLGRKSDMYVFCCSYTHNVAPKGKFIAFVSAEAESDNIQSELKPGIDLLGPVDELFFDMYDRYEPVNEPSLDNCFISTSYDATTHFETTVTDVLNMYTMITGKTIDLSVDLSAASAAEEEY
- the LOC123133443 gene encoding uncharacterized protein, whose translation is MMAPEPAVLPDDALAEVLRRLAPHVLAAARRVCKAWRDAVDARLRGSLLSRSVRGIFINFNQHSCFSEFFSRPSTGPAICGGLDFLPCMGVQVTDHCNGLLLCGERMNEDRALPREYVVNPATHRWARLPQRPRPHMPGFDQTAYLVFDPAVSTHYQVFLIPRLPAAGESDEDESDDDEWPPASYVMHVFSSVTQRWDETTFLRKGEAAGIVGNMDSDLWYKQHRYHAVYWQSTLYIHCQHGYLARMSLSDLTYKIIKLPGACELRGYPNHHLGRSLGGVYCAILINGWSQLQLWYLNESYGRIEWVLKHDTFLGKTFEREDYARQLAKRWILQDVNYCKWSFKYPEDYTTHANYKAPVEEKYDWNSDEDNILDNEDDVQGGCRDNYYFLGFHPCKEVVFLIASGISARGLAYDWNNSKFQDLGTSCPTDYDDFDRRPCGETDSSFPYTPCWMGVFAGNELESLLEDEKLYRKKLEQKSQRKEKATFTFMDEYELRKHRGHTKRVKESNAKNRRRRAV